From Oceanipulchritudo coccoides, the proteins below share one genomic window:
- a CDS encoding substrate-binding domain-containing protein codes for MERIYRIALAFPHEHGTVRGLYKGILEYAQDFPLFTFRHTGPNDLHGVEQLTSWTGDGAIVSLNSPHSIEIADTLQCPVVNISGAFEQTGHTRVLKDHFGVGRSAAEHLAATGVTAFGYIGINNRWYSDQKFAGFQSFLKNTGYPIHYIFVDKIEDLEGEEKAFESIRDWLDGLSAPVGILLDTDALYGILNELCIERGWSIPEDLPVIGINNFSAICLTRSPSLSSIEYGDRKYGYTAMKTLHDLIVNRSSKKPEDVIIQGHKIFARQSTAFTFVDNPKLNEAIKFIRANLSKFFSMEDVIAVTNCSRRWLETAFKNHLKTTPANYIQSLRIQKARQLIADYPKLDLHEVARSCGFSSKRHMDDVFRKVENIDPSEL; via the coding sequence ATGGAAAGAATTTACCGGATCGCCCTGGCCTTTCCTCATGAGCATGGGACCGTAAGGGGCCTGTATAAAGGAATTCTTGAATATGCTCAGGATTTTCCCCTATTCACTTTTCGACACACCGGTCCGAATGACCTGCATGGCGTGGAGCAATTGACCTCATGGACTGGAGATGGGGCTATCGTCTCGCTGAACAGCCCGCACAGCATCGAAATAGCGGATACCCTGCAATGCCCTGTCGTCAATATCTCGGGTGCCTTCGAACAAACAGGCCATACAAGGGTGTTAAAAGACCATTTTGGCGTAGGTAGATCGGCGGCCGAACACCTTGCCGCCACCGGTGTTACCGCATTTGGCTACATTGGGATCAATAACCGATGGTATTCAGATCAGAAATTTGCTGGTTTTCAAAGCTTCCTGAAAAACACAGGTTACCCAATTCATTATATTTTTGTTGATAAAATCGAGGATCTGGAGGGCGAGGAAAAGGCTTTCGAATCGATCAGGGATTGGTTGGACGGCCTCTCAGCGCCAGTTGGTATCCTGCTCGATACAGATGCCCTTTACGGCATCTTGAACGAATTGTGCATTGAGCGAGGCTGGTCGATCCCGGAAGACTTGCCTGTCATCGGCATCAACAACTTTTCAGCTATCTGCCTGACGCGCTCCCCCTCTCTAAGCAGCATTGAATATGGTGACAGAAAGTACGGCTACACCGCGATGAAAACACTTCACGATCTCATCGTTAACCGGAGTTCGAAAAAACCTGAGGATGTCATCATTCAAGGACACAAAATCTTCGCACGGCAATCGACAGCTTTCACGTTTGTCGATAATCCCAAGTTGAACGAGGCCATCAAGTTCATCCGAGCGAATCTGTCCAAGTTCTTTTCCATGGAGGATGTCATCGCCGTGACCAACTGTTCGAGAAGATGGTTGGAAACGGCCTTTAAAAACCACTTAAAGACCACCCCTGCAAATTACATACAATCACTGCGTATCCAAAAGGCCAGGCAGCTTATAGCCGATTACCCGAAATTGGACTTGCACGAAGTCGCAAGAAGTTGCGGCTTTTCGTCGAAGCGACACATGGACGATGTCTTTCGAAAGGTTGAGAACATTGATCCATCAGAACTCTAA
- a CDS encoding sulfatase family protein produces the protein MKPNIILIYADDLGYGDVSCYNPDSKISTPNIDRLAEEGIRFADAHAPDTVCSPSRYGILTGQYSWRTDRKSGNPPPGTQPWIKKGRVALPEMLQQKGYTTAVFGKWGLGADWNSAAKPGREGLDTSPRGIDYTKPIFAGKDFGFSHEEVHLWYGKEVHQTTYPCHSDPNAYEKVDGGRWYFVNGMSRGGDPNFSAFDMEEAQMHYIERTVDWIKSNDSPFFIYYAPHIPHWPHVPAKQFHGVTSLGYYGDFVAQLDWAVGQIVDALESSDELENTVIIFCSDNGPEVQTYDYHKLGHASSGDWRGVKRDAWEGGHRTPFIIRWPEISNPGSVTDRLVCQTDIYATVADLLDVSLSKDCAEDSFSFLDELLPEHCVKEQRELAIYHTGFSNKLAIRKGDWVLIDDPSGDNGEQEPEWLCRERGVVPHELGVELFDLNSDMQQTTNLAVEHPEIVENLLRHLRKAVQAGRTRKCVIN, from the coding sequence ATGAAACCCAATATCATACTCATCTACGCAGATGACCTCGGGTATGGTGATGTCAGCTGTTACAACCCTGATTCGAAAATCTCCACCCCTAATATAGACCGGCTGGCGGAAGAGGGGATTCGATTTGCCGATGCTCATGCCCCAGACACAGTTTGCAGTCCCAGCAGATATGGTATCCTCACAGGGCAATACTCATGGAGAACCGATCGAAAATCTGGAAACCCACCACCTGGCACGCAGCCTTGGATAAAGAAAGGGAGAGTTGCTCTCCCTGAAATGCTTCAGCAAAAGGGTTACACCACCGCTGTTTTCGGGAAATGGGGACTTGGAGCCGATTGGAATTCCGCTGCCAAGCCGGGGAGAGAAGGGCTTGATACAAGCCCGAGGGGGATCGATTACACGAAACCCATTTTTGCGGGAAAGGACTTCGGCTTTTCCCATGAGGAAGTACATCTTTGGTACGGTAAAGAAGTTCATCAAACCACCTATCCTTGTCATTCAGATCCAAATGCTTACGAGAAAGTTGACGGAGGGCGTTGGTACTTTGTCAACGGAATGAGCCGGGGTGGGGATCCTAACTTTTCTGCCTTTGATATGGAAGAGGCCCAGATGCATTACATCGAACGAACCGTTGATTGGATAAAATCGAACGATTCGCCCTTCTTCATTTATTATGCCCCCCATATCCCGCATTGGCCTCATGTGCCTGCGAAGCAATTTCATGGAGTCACTTCCCTGGGATACTATGGCGATTTTGTGGCTCAGTTGGACTGGGCGGTGGGTCAAATTGTGGATGCTTTGGAATCCAGTGATGAGCTTGAAAACACTGTGATCATTTTCTGCTCTGACAATGGACCGGAAGTCCAGACTTATGATTATCACAAGCTGGGGCATGCCTCATCTGGCGATTGGCGGGGCGTCAAGCGGGATGCTTGGGAAGGAGGGCACCGCACGCCTTTCATTATCCGGTGGCCGGAAATATCCAATCCAGGTAGTGTCACTGATCGGCTTGTCTGCCAAACGGATATCTATGCCACTGTGGCTGACCTTCTGGATGTTTCCTTATCGAAGGACTGTGCGGAGGATAGTTTTAGTTTCCTCGATGAACTGCTTCCAGAACATTGCGTTAAGGAACAGCGGGAGTTAGCCATTTACCACACGGGTTTCTCGAATAAGTTGGCAATCCGGAAAGGAGACTGGGTCTTGATTGATGATCCTTCCGGTGACAATGGCGAACAGGAACCCGAATGGCTTTGCCGGGAGCGCGGAGTTGTTCCCCATGAGCTAGGTGTTGAATTATTTGACCTCAATTCAGACATGCAACAGACGACCAATCTTGCGGTCGAACATCCTGAGATCGTGGAGAATTTACTACGCCACCTAAGGAAGGCTGTTCAAGCCGGTCGTACGAGGAAGTGCGTAATTAACTGA
- a CDS encoding sodium:solute symporter encodes MKYKLIFLFVLSLGQGLCHAELKDAFNWSSAQIPDAVVKTGQVGAYTNETLLLAGGFENDGNPSASIYALVSETPGQYKLVSESETDHPIGLCKSTYREDGLYLAGLAGEVSRTVFRITYTEGTIGWEELTAFPKPVAVIGMDFIESLLCVFGMDPETGLNVLYTLDIDSPGLGWVTEEDFQWPVVNDAVVKSNYGMLHIFGASRTGDNSLGRTCYGWRKLPVDGTVQKGWIKLASLPDDFKAATTFTTGQSHIGFFGVGFGDTLSKRTSLLIYHTVTDTWVEADQYPESISAVTAVRIDNSCLFTGNGQSKVPLVGFAPTVSKLKFIDYVVMAIYFLLLAAIGYHFARRQKSSRTFAIGGGKVAWWAAAISMFATGASAISFMAIPSLVFRTNLIWLFPIVVFVPFYFVQAYLLFPLLRKLDIISTYEYLERRFHPSLRLLASLQCIAFQTFGRISVVILLPALAISATTGLDVFVSVLLMGLITTLYTTFGGFEAVVWTDVLQGLLMIGGIGLMIWFGISGMPGGISEFVQVGQQYNKFDFYIGGWNITLALGIFLVIRQLAESFAATADQPMIQRVFSTPLTKVRKFAAMFAFFAILIAVFVQFMGLSMFGFFHANPEKLDPFMTNDQIVPLFVTQTLPAGISGLIIAALFAASMSTLSSSVNSVSTLLSEDFYCKIKKNVTDREKLVVLKISSLVIGLFGTGTALFMASLNIKSMFQLWIEISALIGGGFVGMYFLGMFTNRANSPGAVVGAISSIFALIWIKNYTDVHWSLYQALAIVSCVVVGYLFSLFLPHKERDLTGLTVFKPAK; translated from the coding sequence ATGAAGTACAAACTTATATTTCTATTTGTCCTCAGCCTTGGGCAGGGACTCTGCCATGCAGAATTAAAGGATGCATTCAATTGGTCAAGCGCTCAAATACCTGATGCCGTTGTCAAAACAGGTCAAGTGGGAGCTTACACCAATGAAACCCTGTTATTGGCAGGGGGATTTGAGAATGACGGTAATCCTTCAGCGAGTATTTATGCTTTGGTCAGCGAGACACCCGGGCAGTACAAGTTAGTCAGTGAATCTGAAACAGATCATCCCATCGGACTTTGCAAGAGTACCTATCGAGAGGATGGTCTCTATTTGGCTGGTCTTGCTGGTGAGGTTTCCCGAACTGTATTTAGGATAACATACACCGAAGGAACGATCGGCTGGGAAGAACTCACAGCCTTTCCGAAACCTGTAGCAGTAATCGGAATGGATTTTATCGAATCCTTGCTCTGTGTTTTTGGGATGGATCCGGAGACGGGTTTAAATGTCTTATACACCCTGGATATCGATTCACCCGGGTTAGGATGGGTGACCGAAGAAGACTTTCAATGGCCAGTTGTGAACGATGCCGTTGTGAAGTCAAATTACGGGATGTTACACATATTCGGGGCGTCTCGAACAGGAGACAACTCCTTGGGGCGAACTTGCTACGGCTGGCGCAAACTTCCCGTCGACGGAACCGTTCAGAAGGGATGGATTAAGCTGGCCTCCCTGCCCGATGATTTCAAGGCGGCAACAACCTTTACCACCGGGCAGAGCCATATCGGGTTTTTCGGTGTTGGATTCGGCGATACTCTTTCAAAAAGGACGTCACTGCTTATCTATCACACGGTTACGGATACCTGGGTGGAGGCTGATCAGTACCCGGAGTCTATCAGTGCGGTCACAGCCGTAAGGATTGATAATTCCTGCCTGTTTACGGGTAATGGGCAGAGTAAGGTGCCTTTAGTTGGTTTTGCGCCGACTGTCAGCAAGCTCAAGTTCATTGATTATGTGGTAATGGCGATTTACTTTCTTCTTTTGGCCGCAATCGGATATCACTTTGCCCGGAGACAGAAATCATCGCGAACCTTCGCCATTGGCGGTGGAAAAGTAGCTTGGTGGGCCGCCGCCATCAGTATGTTTGCCACCGGGGCCAGTGCGATCAGCTTCATGGCTATTCCGAGCCTTGTTTTTCGCACCAACTTGATATGGCTGTTCCCAATCGTGGTTTTCGTTCCGTTTTACTTTGTGCAGGCCTATCTGCTTTTTCCCTTGTTGCGGAAACTCGACATCATCTCGACCTATGAGTATCTTGAAAGGCGGTTTCATCCAAGCCTTCGACTGTTGGCCAGCTTGCAGTGTATCGCCTTCCAGACCTTTGGACGGATCAGTGTGGTAATTCTTCTTCCTGCCCTGGCTATATCCGCCACGACCGGTCTGGATGTATTTGTCAGCGTGTTGTTGATGGGGTTAATCACGACGCTCTACACGACATTCGGGGGGTTTGAGGCAGTGGTCTGGACGGATGTCCTCCAAGGCCTGCTGATGATCGGCGGGATTGGATTGATGATCTGGTTCGGTATCAGCGGAATGCCAGGCGGAATCAGTGAATTTGTCCAGGTTGGCCAGCAATACAACAAGTTTGATTTCTACATTGGCGGGTGGAATATCACCCTGGCACTAGGGATTTTCCTTGTCATTCGGCAACTTGCGGAGTCCTTTGCTGCAACAGCGGATCAACCTATGATTCAAAGGGTCTTTTCCACGCCCTTGACCAAAGTCCGTAAATTTGCGGCCATGTTCGCCTTTTTCGCGATACTCATCGCGGTATTTGTCCAATTCATGGGGCTGAGCATGTTTGGCTTTTTCCATGCCAACCCGGAGAAACTGGATCCATTCATGACAAACGACCAGATAGTCCCGTTGTTTGTTACGCAAACGCTGCCTGCAGGCATTTCCGGCCTCATCATCGCCGCCTTGTTTGCCGCCTCAATGTCCACGCTGTCAAGTAGTGTCAACAGTGTGTCAACTCTCCTTTCGGAGGACTTTTATTGCAAAATCAAGAAGAATGTCACGGATCGGGAAAAACTGGTGGTGCTGAAGATATCATCCCTGGTGATCGGGCTCTTCGGAACGGGGACTGCGTTGTTCATGGCCTCCTTGAATATTAAATCCATGTTCCAGTTATGGATTGAAATTTCGGCCCTGATCGGCGGTGGCTTTGTGGGCATGTACTTTCTTGGGATGTTTACCAACAGGGCGAATTCACCCGGGGCTGTTGTTGGGGCGATTTCCAGTATATTCGCCCTCATTTGGATTAAAAACTACACCGATGTCCACTGGTCACTCTATCAGGCATTGGCAATAGTTTCCTGTGTCGTCGTTGGCTACCTGTTCAGTCTGTTCCTGCCGCACAAGGAAAGGGATTTAACCGGCTTAACGGTATTTAAACCCGCGAAATAA
- a CDS encoding alpha-L-fucosidase: protein MNARPLLPIACALLLNSSMLLAEVERSYDLRNTQARNESFMDWGMGLFIHWSLDAELGSVISHSMVGASDDYLQRYVHELPGYFDPQEYDPENWAKLAKLAGFKYMVLTAKHHSGFCLWPTATTEFSIKNTPYGRDIVGPYIDACRKYGLKVGLYFSPEDFWFLLKQDQVIRRRGADYPHITHNNELLEYAKSQIKELLTGYGPIDVIFLDGQKNDPVREYVHELQPHCIVSRGEMETPEQRIPDEPIPGPWESCFTLGTQWQFKPTNEDYKSGGELIQMLIEIRAKGGNLLINTGPDPSGKIPFEQERRFRELALWMFVNGEAIHEIRPCPVIREGDIWFTRSAENPDTVYAFIPQGEDLWDRGERREFILKSLVADESSSVSVLGQNDQVVEYAPETDPRSRFEQTPEGLKVSVVRAQRLYNNHRWPNPMVVKLTNVLFN, encoded by the coding sequence ATGAATGCCCGACCCCTTCTTCCCATAGCTTGTGCGCTATTACTGAATTCATCCATGCTTCTGGCGGAGGTGGAGAGAAGCTACGATCTCCGCAATACTCAAGCCCGCAACGAGTCGTTTATGGATTGGGGGATGGGTCTGTTTATTCACTGGAGCCTGGATGCTGAATTGGGAAGCGTTATCTCACACAGCATGGTCGGGGCCTCCGATGATTATCTACAGCGGTATGTCCACGAATTACCCGGTTACTTTGATCCGCAGGAATATGACCCTGAAAACTGGGCAAAACTGGCAAAGCTGGCTGGTTTTAAATACATGGTCCTGACAGCCAAGCACCACAGCGGATTTTGTCTTTGGCCCACCGCTACGACTGAATTCTCGATCAAGAACACTCCGTATGGGCGTGATATCGTTGGACCCTACATAGATGCCTGCCGAAAGTATGGATTAAAGGTGGGCCTCTACTTTTCCCCTGAAGATTTCTGGTTTCTCCTTAAACAGGATCAAGTAATCCGCCGCCGAGGAGCAGATTATCCCCATATAACGCATAACAATGAGCTTCTGGAGTATGCTAAATCCCAGATCAAGGAGTTGCTGACGGGTTATGGGCCTATCGATGTCATCTTCCTGGATGGGCAGAAAAATGATCCGGTGCGTGAGTATGTCCACGAGCTTCAACCCCATTGCATCGTATCGCGGGGAGAAATGGAAACCCCCGAGCAGCGCATTCCGGATGAGCCGATCCCAGGACCTTGGGAATCCTGTTTTACACTTGGCACCCAATGGCAGTTTAAGCCAACCAATGAGGATTATAAATCCGGAGGTGAGCTGATCCAGATGCTGATTGAAATCAGGGCAAAGGGTGGCAACCTTTTAATCAACACGGGGCCCGATCCTTCTGGTAAAATACCTTTTGAGCAGGAACGGCGTTTTCGGGAACTGGCCTTGTGGATGTTTGTCAACGGGGAAGCGATTCATGAAATTCGTCCATGTCCCGTAATCAGGGAGGGAGACATTTGGTTTACACGAAGTGCAGAGAATCCCGATACAGTCTACGCCTTCATCCCGCAAGGTGAAGACCTATGGGATCGTGGGGAGCGGAGGGAGTTCATCCTGAAGTCCCTTGTGGCCGACGAGTCCTCGTCAGTCTCCGTATTAGGCCAAAATGATCAGGTGGTGGAGTATGCCCCGGAAACTGATCCTCGATCACGCTTTGAGCAGACGCCCGAAGGATTGAAAGTCTCAGTCGTACGGGCCCAGCGGCTATACAACAATCATAGATGGCCCAACCCAATGGTCGTGAAACTTACGAATGTATTATTTAATTAG
- a CDS encoding right-handed parallel beta-helix repeat-containing protein has protein sequence MYYLISHDSFMKNSLIIAFLCLTGGSMTLAQPNATIYDISGNTYFVSACASSDGDGSRENPFATLEQARDQARKDLLKTFTPPEGAVIQLEPGVYYLEESFILDHQDAYPAYSQLTIQGSDDGESILNMGRKVPMDEIKPVLDESILKRLRPEARDHVKVIDLLVLGIDLEPLPVLYKDLDGGQPEIFWNDERLPLSRYPNEGTLTMGELISPGVWWDSENLGGIFKFKDDRHLDWTEAVDAGLWLNGYWRIPWQSWSVRVESINPEERTVTHAAPIAEGNKENSAFAGIGSKYSRPEGSLEEPYFAFNLVEEIDLPGEWSIDYSTSRLHIWLPEGEGELRIGHDTAPLIELKGCSQVTIRNLTFTGARENGIEMIGGLDNVVENCTFKNLGGWGVVVSGGFRNGVRESHFTQLGKGGIELSGGDPVSLVKCYNFAVGNRIHDIGLLQKTWTGAIKLGLSRMHGGSIGTRQAVGVSLTDNEIYNLPHIGILAGGNLNEIRRNIIYDIAKETHDVGYIYTRHDMTSRGNAITDNLFYGSPHAHGYHVDDGDSGDTIERNVIIGSNVGAQIGGGHYNVVRNNFFIDCERGARLDDRGIRRDYRLTNPMKMAELMITERDPEAWYGSFPELIDLYEDKPEWPKGNEITGNFLVRCQENAIYEIKENGLLEVIEGRNKVEKNQIISADEFQAQPAEMIEFFRAYLLEHKRMPDYLPLF, from the coding sequence ATGTATTATTTAATTAGTCATGATTCATTTATGAAGAATAGCCTTATAATCGCTTTCCTGTGTTTGACTGGAGGATCAATGACATTGGCTCAACCCAATGCCACTATTTACGACATTTCAGGAAATACCTATTTTGTCTCTGCGTGTGCTTCAAGCGATGGAGATGGCTCCCGTGAAAACCCGTTTGCGACGCTTGAGCAGGCCAGGGACCAAGCCAGGAAGGATTTACTCAAAACGTTCACCCCACCGGAAGGAGCGGTAATCCAGTTGGAACCCGGTGTCTATTACCTTGAGGAAAGTTTTATCCTCGATCATCAGGATGCCTATCCCGCTTACAGCCAATTGACCATTCAGGGTTCAGACGATGGTGAGAGTATCCTTAACATGGGAAGAAAAGTCCCCATGGACGAGATTAAACCTGTGTTGGATGAAAGCATTCTGAAGCGTCTTCGTCCGGAAGCAAGGGATCACGTCAAGGTGATTGACCTGCTGGTATTGGGTATCGACCTGGAACCGTTGCCTGTTCTTTACAAGGATCTCGATGGGGGCCAGCCGGAAATTTTCTGGAATGATGAAAGGCTTCCTCTTTCGCGCTATCCGAATGAAGGCACCCTGACGATGGGAGAATTGATTTCCCCGGGAGTTTGGTGGGATAGTGAAAACCTCGGAGGCATCTTCAAATTCAAAGATGATCGTCACCTGGACTGGACAGAAGCTGTTGATGCCGGTCTCTGGCTGAACGGATATTGGAGGATTCCATGGCAATCGTGGAGCGTTCGGGTTGAATCGATCAATCCCGAAGAGAGGACGGTAACCCATGCTGCTCCCATTGCTGAGGGCAACAAGGAAAACTCAGCCTTTGCCGGTATTGGTTCGAAGTATTCGCGGCCAGAAGGTAGTCTGGAGGAACCTTATTTTGCATTTAATCTAGTTGAAGAGATCGATTTGCCCGGCGAGTGGAGTATCGATTACAGCACATCGCGGCTTCACATATGGCTGCCCGAAGGAGAGGGCGAACTCAGGATCGGTCATGACACGGCGCCCCTTATTGAGCTCAAAGGCTGCTCTCAGGTGACGATTAGAAACCTTACTTTCACAGGCGCTCGGGAGAACGGTATCGAGATGATCGGAGGTCTCGATAATGTGGTTGAAAATTGCACCTTCAAGAATCTTGGTGGATGGGGGGTAGTTGTTTCAGGTGGCTTCAGGAATGGCGTTAGAGAAAGTCATTTTACCCAATTGGGTAAGGGAGGTATTGAGCTCAGTGGTGGGGACCCGGTTAGTCTCGTCAAGTGTTACAATTTTGCTGTTGGGAATCGTATTCATGATATTGGGCTCCTGCAAAAAACCTGGACTGGAGCCATTAAGCTTGGTCTGTCGCGCATGCATGGGGGCTCGATAGGCACTCGTCAGGCTGTCGGTGTTTCCCTAACCGACAATGAAATATATAACCTGCCACATATTGGAATTCTGGCTGGAGGGAATTTGAATGAAATCCGACGTAATATTATCTACGATATTGCAAAGGAGACACATGATGTCGGCTATATTTACACGCGGCATGACATGACAAGTCGTGGGAATGCTATTACAGATAATTTATTCTACGGTTCTCCACATGCGCACGGATATCACGTCGATGACGGAGACAGTGGTGACACCATAGAACGCAACGTGATCATCGGGAGTAATGTCGGCGCACAAATCGGTGGAGGGCATTACAATGTCGTCCGCAACAATTTCTTCATTGATTGCGAACGTGGAGCCCGCTTGGACGATCGCGGCATACGCCGGGACTACAGGCTTACCAACCCCATGAAAATGGCTGAGTTGATGATCACTGAGAGGGACCCCGAAGCTTGGTACGGATCGTTTCCTGAACTTATCGATCTATATGAAGACAAACCGGAATGGCCAAAGGGTAACGAAATTACCGGTAACTTTCTCGTGCGTTGTCAGGAAAATGCGATCTACGAAATAAAGGAAAATGGTCTTCTGGAAGTAATCGAGGGCCGAAACAAAGTCGAAAAAAACCAGATCATAAGTGCTGATGAATTCCAGGCTCAACCTGCTGAAATGATCGAATTTTTCCGAGCCTACCTCTTGGAGCATAAGCGAATGCCTGATTATCTGCCCTTATTTTGA